Genomic DNA from Synechococcus sp. MU1643:
GATCCCATATCAGCACCCGCAAGCCGAAGGAAGAACTGGTTGCCGACTTCCTGCCTCTGAAATTCCTCGAGGTGGACGAAGAGCGCAACCGCCTGGTGCTCAGCCACCGCCGCGCCCTGGTGGAGCGGAAGATGAATCGCCTGGAAGTTGGCGAAGTTGTGGTGGGTACCGTCCGCGGCATCAAGCCCTACGGAGCCTTCATCGACATCGGTGGTGTCAGCGGTCTGCTGCACATTTCCGAGATCAGCCATGAGCACATCGAGACCCCCCACTCGGTGCTGAACGTGAATGATCAGATGAAAGTGATGATTATCGATCTGGATGCCGAGCGCGGCCGGATTTCTCTGTCCACGAAGGCTCTTGAGCCCGAACCCGGCGACATGCTCACCGACCCCCAAAAGGTGTTCGAGAAGGCCGAGGAAATGGCAGCTCGCTACAAGCAGATGCTGATGGAGCAGGCCGAAGAGGGCGAGGATCCGATCAACTCCATGATGATCTGAGCTTGATGGCCCAACTGCTGCTGAAGGGACATCCCATCGGCAATTTCCAAGGGGTGCTGTTCGATAAGGACGGCACCCTTTCCCATAGCGAGCCGCATCTGCTGGCCTTGGCAGACGCACGCATCAACAAAGCTATCGAGATTGCGCTGGAACACGCCCCGGCGCTGCAGGCCTTTGAACTAAGAGAAACCCTTTACAGAGCAACCGGGGTTGATAAAGGCATGCTCGATCCCGGCGGAACCCTGGCGGTTGCCTCACGGCAAGACAACATCGCCTCGACCGCAACGGTGTTGTGTCTGTTGGGCTGCTCATGGCCCCAGGCTCTAGCCCTCGCCCATTCCTGCTTCGACGCAGTTGACCAGGACGGCCTGATCGACACAACTCCAAGCCCGTTGATCAACGGTTCAGGACAACTGCTGCGGGATCTGCACGAGCAGGGCGTGACCGCTGCTGTGATCAGCAACGACACCCGATCCGGCATTGAAGACTTCCTGGCTCACCATCAGCTCAGCGCAGGCTTTGCCGGCATCTGGAGTGCTGACGACCATCCGCGCAAACCCGATCCACAAGCCGTCCTGGAGCTGTGCGACAGGATTGGCCTGCCACCCCAAAGATGTGCCTTGGTTGGTGATGCGGAAACCGACCTTCAGATGGCCCTGGAGGCCGGCATCGGCGGCGTGATCGGATTCACCGGTGGCTGGAGTCGTCCGCCGGAACTGCCATCAGCACAGCATCTGCTCCACGGCTGGGACGACCTCGCCCTCAGCACAGCCACGTAAAGTCGCGCCATCTGGAGCCCCGAATGAGCCGATACGTCTTTACATCCGAATCCGTCACGGAAGGGCATCCCGACAAGATCTGCGACCAGGTGAGCGACGCCGTTCTCGATGCTCTGCTTGCCCAGGATCCCGCCAGCCGCGTGGCCTGCGAGACCGTAGTGAATACCGGCCTCTGCATGATTACCGGTGAGGTGACCTCCAAAGCGCAGGTGGATTTCATCCACTTGGTGCGCAATGTGATCAAGGAGATCGGTTACAGCGGAGCCAGGGCCGGTGGCTTCGATGCCAACAGCTGTGCGGTGCTGGTGGCTCTCGACCAGCAGTCCCCCGACATCGCCCAGGGCGTTAACGAAGCGGACGACCACGCCGGTGATCCTCTGGATCTGGTGGGTGCCGGCGACCAGGGGATCATGTTCGGCTACGCCTGCAATGAGACTCCCGAGCTGATGCCGTTGCCGATCAGCCTGGCCCACCGGCTGTCGCGCCGCCTTGCTGAAGTGCGCCATAACGGAACCCTGGGCTACCTGCTTCCCGATGGCAAAACCCAGGTGAGCGTCGTCTATCAAAACGACAAGCCCGTCTCGATCGACACAATCCTGATCTCCACCCAGCACACCGCGGAAGTGGATGGGATGGGTGATGAGCAGGGCATCCGCGAGCGCATCACCAAAGACCTCTGGACCCATGTAGTGGAGCCAGCGACTGCCGACCTGACCCTCAAGCCCTCCCGCGAGGCCACCAAGTATCTGGTGAACCCAACCGGCAAGTTCGTGGTGGGCGGCCCTCAGGGCGATGCCGGCCTCACCGGCCGCAAGATCATCGTGGACACCTATGGCGGCTATGCCCGCCATGGCGGTGGTGCCTTCTCCGGCAAGGACCCCACCAAAGTGGACCGTTCGGCCGCCTATGCCGCGCGCTATGTGGCCAAGTGCCTCGTGGCCGCAGGGCTCGCCGAAAGGGCCGAAGTGCAGCTGAGCTACGCCATTGGCGTGGCCCAGCCCGTGTCGATCCTGGTGGAATCCTTCGGCACGAGTGCTCTGGCCAACGATGCCCTCACCGCCCTGGTGCAGGAGCACTTCGATCTGCGCCCCGGCGCCATCATCGAGACCTTCGATCTGCGCAACCTTCCCCAGCAACGGGGCGGTCGTTTCTATCAGGACACGGCCGCTTACGGCCATTTCGGACGCAACGACCTCAACGCCCCCTGGGAAAACGTGACAGCAAAAAGCCAGGAGTTGAAGCAGGTCGCCGCGGCCTGATGACATGACGGATTCGCCGCTGGTGCTCGGAATCGACCTGGGCACCAGCGGAATCCGCACAGCCGTTGTGACCGGCAATGGCGTGCTGCTCGACAGCAGATCCCAGGCCTACGCCGGAGACTTCTCCAACCCCAACAGCTGGCGCGAAGGCTGTGGGGACCTGATCAGGGCAATCCCAGCACAACTGCGATCCCAGCTGAGGGCGCTCGCCGTGGATGGCACATCCGGCACGCTGCTGGCCTGTGATCGCGATGGTCGCCCATTGGGGGAGGCACTTCCCTACTCCCAGAGCTGCCTTGAGCTGCAATCAGCACTGCAGCCGTTGGTGGATCCAGGCAGCCCTGCCGCCAGCTGCAGCGGCAGCCTGGCCCGGGCCTTGCGGCTTCTCAGCTGCCATGGAGAGGCGATTCTGCTGCGGCATCAGGCCGACTGGATAAGCGGATGGCTGCTGAACGATTGGCGCTGGGGGGAAGAAGGCAACAACCTGCGACTGGGTTGGGATCTGATCAGCAACAGCTGGCCAGACCGCTTTGCCGAACAGACATGGCGGCAGGCATTACCCGAAATCCGTCGGAGCGGCAGCATTCTCGGGACGATCGCACCGGATCAGGCCAAGGCCTTGGGCCTGGCGGACGATCTGATCATCGTGGCGGGAACTACCGATTCCAATGCCGCCGTGCTCGCCGCCAATCCCGGTCCTGGAGATGGGATCACCGTGCTGGGGACCACGCTAGTGATGAAGTGCTTCACCAAAACGCCCCTGCACGCCCCGGGGGTGACCAGCCATCGCGTGGGTGGACGCTGGCTCTGTGGAGGCGCCTCCAATGCAGGGGCCGGGGTGCTGCGGCGTTTCTACAGCGATGAGCAGCTCAGCGAACTGAGCCGCCAGATCAACCCCGACACCGACAGCGGACTCCGCCTGCGGCCATTCCCCTGCCCGGGGGAACGGTTCCCTGTAGATGATCCAGAGCTGCTACCGGTACTTGAACCACGGCCGGTGAGTGATGCCCTCTACCTGCATGGACTGCTCGAAGGTCTTGCCGAAATCGAAGCGCAGGGTTGGCAACGCCTGAACGAGCTGGGTGCTTCCGCACCCCGGCGGATCATCAGCATCGGCGGTGGAGCGCGCAATCCCCAATGGAGACGGCTGCGAGAACGGCGTCTTGGCTGCGCTGTAACGAGTTGCCAAACACCCCCCGCTGCAGGGGTGGCGCGACTGGCCCAAAAGGCCCTGGTCGGGTAAGAATTCCAGCATCACGCCCAGCCCCCATGCCCACCAATCTCCGCGATGTTCTGGCCATCGGCCTCTTCGTCGTGCTGGCCGGGTATGTGGGCTTCAGTGGCATCCGCCTCGGCCTTTTGTTGATCGAACGCTTCGCTTGAGCCGATCACTGCAAAGATTGCATTCACCCGTTTGATCCCGATGCCTGCAGACCCCCTCACTGATGCCGTCAGCACACGGATCTGCAAACACATGAACGACGACCATGCCGAGGCGGTGCTTGCCTACGCCAAGCACTACGGCGGCGTCAGCAAACCCGCTGTAGCTCGCATGGTGTCTGTGAAAGCGGAAACCATGGAACTGGAGGTGGATGGCGCGAGCGTCAGCATCGCCTTCGATCACACCCTCACCGACAGCGAAGACGCCCACCGCACCTTGGTGGCGATGCTGCGGGCGATGCCCAAAGAAGGCGCCTGATCTCGGACCGATTCGGCCCAGCAGTGGAACCCTCGTCGCAACGATCGATCTGCTGTGCATCGCGCGCTCCTGGCCTTTGCCCAAACACTGCTGATCGAGCCCCGCTGCCCGATCTGTGATGGCCCCTGGGACAGCCCACTGCGGCCGACGGCTACCTGCAGCAAGTGCCTCAACGCACTGGCTCTCCCTCTGAAAGGGCTCAAGCTGCCATTGCCTTGGTGCGCCCTCGGGCCTTACGCAGGCACTCTGCGTCAACTGCTGCTCCAGGTGCGTCAGCCGCGCCAAGGGAAAGCGCTTGCGGCCTTGGTTCAGCTGCTATCGGACCGTTGGCCACTGCCCGCAACAGCAGTGCTGGTACCGATTCCAAGCTGGAAAAAGCAACGATCCAACCCCCTGCCACAGCAGATCGCCATGGGCTTGGGCCGACCGACGGCAGCCCTGCTGCACCGCACCCATGCAGGGCTAAGCCAACACCATCTGAACAAAACCCAACGCCAGACCAACCTGATCGGGGCGTTCCAGGCCATCCCCTTGGACACACAAGGAACACTCGGCTCGGTCTGGCTCGGGGACGACATCCTCACAACCGGATCCACCGCTTTAGCTGGCCATGAGGCCCTTGAAAATGCTGGCCACCACGTGGCTGGATTGATCTGCCTGGGACGAACCCCCGCAAAAGAGCGCAGGCGGTGATTTAAGATTCAAGTGTCGCTTCGGCGGCGCGCCGGGATAGCTCAGTTGGTAGAGCAGGCGACTGAAAATCGCCGTGTCCCCAGTTCAAATCTGGGTCCTGGCATTTCTCGAAAACGCCTAAAAAGGCACGTGAAAGCACCATATCTGGTGTTATTACGTGCCTTTTTAGCGCTTCAAGCACCTAATTGAATTTTGTCAAAACGGTAGGGGAGCAGTAGGGGAGCACGCCCTTTCGCTCAGTCGGGGAAAGGTCCCCAGATTCCCCCTACCCACGAGAAAAAAAGACTCCTGAGGTATTCCCACCCTCAGGGGTCAGTCCCCTCGATTACTCGACCCATTCACCTTCCTCCAGGCGTGCTCCTGCGAGGAGTAGGGGATCCGACACTTTTGGTAGTGCGTGCCGATCAGGTTCGGATGCCCGCAGGCAATAAAAAAGGCGGCAGGGAGTGCCGCCAGAAACAAGGGGACGAACGCGTCGAAAGCACTGGGGTTACCAGCGGCACCATCCTCTTCAGGCAGTCAGTGGTGTGGTGGGTGCCGTTTACGAACTGCCAAAAAAAAGGAGCGGTCCCACCCGCTCCCCTCATGACGCATCCATCCCCCCCTTACGAGGGATGAACAGATATTCGCGACGCAACAGACGCGCCGCCATCCGTAGAAGCGCCCATTGAGAAGGGGGGCAAGCGGCACCCCCCTAAAGGTCATTGAGACCTGGTTACTGCTTCAGCGGTCTCTGACCTCATTCCCGTTCTAAGGCGCTTCAGAGCACCAGGGCATGAGCGGAACTACTGCTTAGTTTCCGCCGTTGCAGAAGCGAACTGCTGCAGCGTTGGTCTTGCCCTCAGCGATGACCTCTTGAACGCAACCGTTAAATGCTTTGCTCTCCTGCTTCAAAGCGCAGAGACCAAGCGCGATTGCTGCCAAGGAGATGGCGGAAACGACGGTGGCGGAGATTTGGATGACTCCATAGGCGAGCATCGCTTTGTTCTTGCCGCCGCACTTGCTGGAGTTTTCCTTGCTGGCGTTCTCTTCTGTCATGGATAAGAAATGACTTGGAAAACGCTATGGACTCTGAATGTGCCTTGAAGACACATTGCTGATGGGATAACCGCCCTACTGGGGTCCTCAATAAAAACCCCTGGAGTGCCCACACCCCAGGGGTCCCGTCCTCTCGTTCTGACGCCCCATCACCTTCCTCCTGGCGTTCTCCCGTGTGGAGTAGGAGAACCGTCAAAACAGGTAGTGGCGACCGTTCCGTGTTCGGTTGCCCACAGGCAATAAAAAAGGCGGCAGGGAATGCCGCCAACGAAGGGAGGTAATGCGTCGAACCAAGGGAGTAGGTCTGTAGACAGCATCACCGCTCCAAAGGCAAAGGCGAGAGCACTCTTTACGAAACGGCAAAAAAAAGAGGGGTCCCACCCCCTCCCAGTTCGACGCATTGCCCCTTCATCGAAGAAGCAACTGAAGGATCACTCAGGGTTCACCTACTGGTCGTCGCCATTACGACCAAACGAATACTGGGGTCAACAACCCAAGAAAAAGCAGAGGTCCCACCCTCTGCCTGTGTTCGACGCATTGCACCCTCTTACGGAGGGTTGACCTAATACTCGCTATCCAAGCCTTTGCCGCCATCCGTAGAAGCGCCCATTGAGAAGGGGGGCGTTGCGCCCCCCCTGAAGATCCTTGAGACCTGGTTGTGTAGTTCCTATCGGTCTCTGACCTCATTCCCGTTCTAAGGCGCCTCAGAGCACCAGGGCATGAGCGGAACTGCTCACCCGTTTGTATCCCAAAGGCACAAAAAAAGGAGCGGTATCCCTATCGCTCCTTCGGAAACTGAAAGTGCCGCTGGGCGGGACGACGCCCAGCGATGACCACCATCACCGATGAGGAGGGACTGCCGTGGGTGCCGTGAGCGTTTTCCAAGAAAAGACCCAGGAGTGTTTGACCTCCTGGATTCCTCGCTCTCATGCGATACGACAGTTCTAACGCCACCTAATAAGCATTTGTGCTTACGGGTTACCGAACCGCTGAGGCGTCCAGTGCTCGCATCTGAAGAAATGAGAGCGCCAGGCAGGAACTATGTGCTGCCACACACGACAAATCCCATTGAAACCAGGTTCTCCCTGGAAGTTCTTGCAGTTGACGCACCTAGAAGGCATTCAAAGAGGGTGACGATCTTCCAACTGTCTAATTCCAGAGAAAGCAACTCGTCAGACGCTGCTTCAAGGTTCTTCAGCAGAAATGCCCCAGTCAGGCGTCTTCAGAGGTTTCCAACCCTGCCTCTAAAGATGCCTACCCATGAAGAAGGGCGGGAGTTACCCGCCCCTTGGCACCTAACCCCGTCCTAATGAAGTGCGATTCCGTAGGTGTCGTGTTCTCTTTTTAGGGATTCAGGGAAGGCACGCCATCCGCAGAAAGACCTGATCAGGGTTCGGCAGTTGCGCCCCAAAGCGGTCTCGTCTTCTTCCACCCCTGCGTCTGAAGAGACCTCCACAACTGCTCTGCGGCGTCTTTCCTCAGATATCGACGCTCCTTGAGCAGCGGCGGACCTACGGGCATCTGACGCCCTCGATCGATAAAGACCTTCGGATCTTTTACCCAGGCGGAGTTGTCCCGGTGAAACCGCCAGACCCAATGGTCATTGGCATCGATCAACCATCCCTCTTGCATCACGCCACCTCCGGGCACCAACCCATTTCCGTCTCCCTGCGGACCATCCAGTTGCGGCACCTCTTCGTCAGGTGCTCGCCATGGGGAACCTGACGACGCTGAAGACCACAGGTCAGCAACGTGTGGCAGTGCTGGTCACAGACATAGGAGAAGTGCTGGCACGTCATGCAGACACATGAGGACCTGGTCTGCTTCAGACCATCCACAAAGTCCCATTCCTCTTCCGACATCGAACCCTCCTTGCGAGTAGTTCATACGTTCTACTCCTGGTTCGCAGGGATTGGTCAAGGGCGAAAACGGAAGAAAGTGCCGCGGGTGGCGCTGAACGATGAGCACGAACAAGATGAGTGCGGGCAAAGTCCAGTCGTCGTGCGAACTTTCCGAGAAACACTCTTCCACTCGCTGAACTCTGAGGGCGAGCAAGGGAGGGCGACGAACGCCGTCAAGGCGATAGGTCTGCTGATCGCCTTGTCAATCGGTTTGGCGGTCATCGCGACAGAACCTGTTGTCAGATCATCACTGGGAGATTTACTCGTAAAACTTGATATTGCGGTCGCAATCGTCTTCCTGATCGAATACATCTTGCGACTCTGGGTTGCTCCACTTAGGGACGGAGCAAGAAGAGGCATTCGAGGTGCCTGGGACTACGCCATTACGCCTCTGGCAATCCTGGATCTAATAGCAATCGCTCCAACCATCCTTGGTTTTATTACTCCGGAACTCTATTTGCTTAGGATTATTCGGTTGGCACGAATAGGAAGAGTCGGTCGCTCAAAGCGCTTTCGTCACAGCATCAGGTATTTCAATAAAGCAATCACCGCCAAGAAAGAAGCGCTTCAGATTTCCGCTATTTACTCGGGAGTTGTCATCACTATCAGCAGCATATTGATGTTCTTGGTTGAAGGAGGAGTCCAGAAGGAGCAGTTCGGTTCAATACCCAGATGCCTTTGGTGGTCTGTTGTTACGGTGACAACAGTTGGATATGGCGACACTTATCCCATAACAGCACTGGGGAAACTTGTGGCAGCATTGACTGCCATATGCGGGATCGCAGTTATCGCAATCCCAATCGGTATTATCTCGGCAGGTTTCACTGAGTCCCTTGGATCGGAGAACTCTAGAGAAGATCTTGAAGCGCCTGCAAAGCGTTAAAAAAACCTTCGATACCTTGGCATTGCTGAACATATATTTTTCGTAGATTCCCGACGCTGATTTGAAGGTGATCTCGCCATATTCCATCACAGGGAACTGTCGATTTTCTGCAAATCACTTATCTCTACTTCCGTCCTTATTCGATTTCTCCCAGACCTCTCCAACTCGCTTGCTATCAGGAGGCGTTGTGTCCGTCTCGATAAATCTGGTTACCTCGTAATCGACTTCCAGTTCTGAAATATCGAGAATGCCCATCCGGGATGGAGATTCAAACATCACGAAGAATCCCGGATACACATATATGTCTGCTCCGTTCCGATTGATGAAGCCCAGGGGAGTTTCAGGGGAAGTGATAGCTGGAAGGTCCTGACGCAGGCACTTTGCGATCGACCGCTCGACGCTCATCGAGGCGGCGGAGCGAGATTGCACTCGATCGACATCACTGCCTGAGGTGACATCCCAGATGCAGGCGCAACGGGTGAGTACATCGAAGGCGCCTTGAACCTTTTGATAGGCAGAACTGCAATCAGCGTCCATCTCCACCGCGAGCGAAACAGCAGATGCCGCAATGGATTCAGTCAACTCTTTCAAAGCATCCTGTCGCCCCCTGATTCCTGCCTGGATGCTCCTTTTGAGGGAGGGCACAAAGAAGTAGATCAGGCAGACCTTGGACAGGACCTCCCCAAGACGCAGGAGAGACAGAGACCCCTTGATGGACTCAGCATCTCTAATCAGTTCTTGCTTTTGGCGATTGGCATCGATGACTGCCTGCTGGAGTCCTTGAAGTCCTTCGCTGGTGACCTCCAGAGGGTCGGCGCTGATGAAGGAGTAATCAGGTGCCGCAACCTCAAATGCTTCATCAGGAGCGAACTCTTGATCCGTGCCCTTATCTCGCGCACTACCGCCATAGTCACCAACCTTTTGCCTGCTGTAGACACCTGTTCCAGGCAGACCAAGATTCCGATAAATGCCATCTGACCTGAATGTCAGGGAAGCACCCCTGACGCCTGTATTGGCGCTGATCCCGCTCTTACTGAGATTGATGTAGACGCCAGGAATGACCTTGATGCGCTTACGGAACGCCAACGCCATTGATCAGAGGTTCAACCTTGATCAAGTGTGGCGTCATTTCAGGGATGTCGAAACTAACAAGTTCCGACAGGTCAAAAAAATGATCACAACTGCGTTCTTATCCTGTCGAAACACACTGTCGGATTGTGCTATGATTTCAGAAGAGTTTCGGCAGGTCTCTTATGGCGATCTGGGGTTACTGGAGGACCAGCACCACCGAGCAGGACAGCGAACGGCAGCAGAAGTCGCTGAAGGAAGCAGGGTGCGATCGGATTTACGGGGACCAGATCACTGGGACCTCCGCTTATGGAGATCGACCTGAACTGAGCAAGTGCCTGGATGGTCTCCGTGATGGCGACACCCTTGTGATCCACGAACTGGATCGTCTTGGGCGCTCAATGGTCGAAATGCTTGTTCAGGTCAATGGTCTGATCGAACGGGGAATTGCGATCAAGACCTTGGACGGACGCCTGGACACCGCCTCCATGCCTGAGGAGTTAGTCAAGTTGGTGGTGGGCGTGATGGGTTACGCCGCCGAGATGGAACTGAAGGGCATCAAGAAGCGCACTGCTGAAGGCAGAGAGGTCGCCAAGAACAGAGGAGTGAAGTTCGGCAGGAAGAGGAACTACACGCCACAACAGGCGGCAGCAGTGATGGAGATGCGGCAGCGGGGCGATGGATACGGAACCATCGCTTCGGCAATGGGGATGACTGCCTCGATGGTTCGTCGGATCCTTCAGCAGCAGGAGGTGGCGTGATGAGGACACTTCTCCTGTTGCTGCTTCTGCCTCTCATGCCTGCGAAGGCAGAGGAACGAGAGATCCAGTGCCCTGGTCTGACGACCTACGAAATGAGGTTCTGTGCCTTACAGAGTTGGGAACGGTCGAACCAAGCACTGAAGGATCAACTACCCCAAGCGACCTTGGAGAAGTGGAAAGCAGCAACACAGGAGGTCTGTGCCGCTGCCTATGCCCCATACCGACAAGGGACGATCTATCCCCAGATGGTTGTCGGATGCGATGACCGCCTGAACCGAGTTCTATTGGAAGAACTCAAGGGTCTTGGCGGATGAAAGCAGTGCTCCTTGCACTTCTACTAATCGGAGGACCAGCAATGTCATGCACCTGGAAATGGGAAATCACTCTCTATTCAGGCGGCAAGACCTGGAAGGAGGAGATCATCGCCAGCAATAGGCAAGACGCTGAAAGAGCAGCGATAGCTAGGAACCCTCACACCAAGATCATTAGTCGGAATCCTGTTTGCCGTTAGTCCTTCGGTGGAGCAATCACTCTTCCTCATCAAGGATTCCTTGTAGAGCAAACAACTTGTCCTGCTCCTCCTCCCCAACAATCACATGGACTGCTGTGCCACCCGGAAGGGAGTAGTCCTGAGTAAGAACAGCATCAGGATGGACTCCCAAAGAGACCTTCTGACCTTCCAAAAGCATGTAGCAATAAAGGGTCATGCCTGGAAGGGAAGTTGCTTCACATGCTTGAGGGGAGTGGGGGAAGGAGCACTAAAAGCACAAACAACTTTACAGATTTTGGTTCAACTCGGCACACACAATCTCCTGCAGTCAAAATTTCTGAGCGGATATTTTTCAGAAAGTGGATCGGAATATCACTTTTGCCAAGCACTTCCTGTGCAGTTCAAAAGGATCTAACGATTAAGTACAAAGGAATTATCATATCTATCTCAAGGATCAGATCCATAGGTAAAACTCCCTTTATCCTGATTTACTTGCGTTCCTGTTCTCAGCAGATACTCTCCCGTGAAATCAGAAAGGCGTTTATGTCTGGAGGATCAGGGTTCAACCCCTCGCCTGAACAACTCCAAGCAATTATCGACACTGGAATCTGGTGGAATCACAAGGTCCAAGAACTCAGAGATGCTGAGCGGTTCGAAGATGCGTACGCTCTACTTCAAGAGTTTGATGTAATTACATCTCGATCACTGGAAGGCGGTCATTAAAAAGGCACCACCGGAAAGGGAAGTAGCAGTTATGGAGATACGCAAGAGAGGAGGTGGATACGGAAAAATCGCATCGGCGATGGGGATGACAACATCGATGGTTCGTCGGATCATTTAGCAACAGGTGAAGGTGCCGTGCTGAGAGTTCTGCTGGGTATTGCCATTGGCGTCTTCATCTACGCCAACCCAGAGGCAAGACAGATCACTGCTGATCTACTCAGAGCAACAGGAGACGCGCTTGCCCCCGCCTTGGAGGAGAAAACGCTCGAAGATCGAATCAACGAAGTCTTGGTAGGCGACTGAGGGGATGGCAGGAGATCAGTTCCGAGTGGAAGAACTGAACCCCTTTTTGGAATGGCACTTCCACACGACAGCAACGTCTTTGGAGGTCGCCTCTGAAGAAGCAAAGAGGATCGCCAAGATGATCGGAAGGAAAACCCGAGTGCTGAGCGAAGACGGAGAAGTCCTAACTGAGGTGAATCCATGAGAATGCCGTCATTGAGGAGGGACTCATGAGGGCATTAGTCCTTCTGCTGCTGTCAGCAATGCCTGCAAGCGCAGTCCCACTTCCCTTGGTCTGCGAAGTAACCAGTGAAGAGGTCCCCACCATCTCCATTCGCCTGGAAGAGCGAACGCCCACAGCACTCCGAGGAGTGCTAATCCAGGACGACAAACGACTTGGA
This window encodes:
- a CDS encoding HAD family hydrolase, giving the protein MAQLLLKGHPIGNFQGVLFDKDGTLSHSEPHLLALADARINKAIEIALEHAPALQAFELRETLYRATGVDKGMLDPGGTLAVASRQDNIASTATVLCLLGCSWPQALALAHSCFDAVDQDGLIDTTPSPLINGSGQLLRDLHEQGVTAAVISNDTRSGIEDFLAHHQLSAGFAGIWSADDHPRKPDPQAVLELCDRIGLPPQRCALVGDAETDLQMALEAGIGGVIGFTGGWSRPPELPSAQHLLHGWDDLALSTAT
- the metK gene encoding methionine adenosyltransferase, whose translation is MSRYVFTSESVTEGHPDKICDQVSDAVLDALLAQDPASRVACETVVNTGLCMITGEVTSKAQVDFIHLVRNVIKEIGYSGARAGGFDANSCAVLVALDQQSPDIAQGVNEADDHAGDPLDLVGAGDQGIMFGYACNETPELMPLPISLAHRLSRRLAEVRHNGTLGYLLPDGKTQVSVVYQNDKPVSIDTILISTQHTAEVDGMGDEQGIRERITKDLWTHVVEPATADLTLKPSREATKYLVNPTGKFVVGGPQGDAGLTGRKIIVDTYGGYARHGGGAFSGKDPTKVDRSAAYAARYVAKCLVAAGLAERAEVQLSYAIGVAQPVSILVESFGTSALANDALTALVQEHFDLRPGAIIETFDLRNLPQQRGGRFYQDTAAYGHFGRNDLNAPWENVTAKSQELKQVAAA
- a CDS encoding FGGY-family carbohydrate kinase — encoded protein: MTDSPLVLGIDLGTSGIRTAVVTGNGVLLDSRSQAYAGDFSNPNSWREGCGDLIRAIPAQLRSQLRALAVDGTSGTLLACDRDGRPLGEALPYSQSCLELQSALQPLVDPGSPAASCSGSLARALRLLSCHGEAILLRHQADWISGWLLNDWRWGEEGNNLRLGWDLISNSWPDRFAEQTWRQALPEIRRSGSILGTIAPDQAKALGLADDLIIVAGTTDSNAAVLAANPGPGDGITVLGTTLVMKCFTKTPLHAPGVTSHRVGGRWLCGGASNAGAGVLRRFYSDEQLSELSRQINPDTDSGLRLRPFPCPGERFPVDDPELLPVLEPRPVSDALYLHGLLEGLAEIEAQGWQRLNELGASAPRRIISIGGGARNPQWRRLRERRLGCAVTSCQTPPAAGVARLAQKALVG
- a CDS encoding DUF2470 domain-containing protein; protein product: MPADPLTDAVSTRICKHMNDDHAEAVLAYAKHYGGVSKPAVARMVSVKAETMELEVDGASVSIAFDHTLTDSEDAHRTLVAMLRAMPKEGA
- a CDS encoding ComF family protein, with the protein product MHRALLAFAQTLLIEPRCPICDGPWDSPLRPTATCSKCLNALALPLKGLKLPLPWCALGPYAGTLRQLLLQVRQPRQGKALAALVQLLSDRWPLPATAVLVPIPSWKKQRSNPLPQQIAMGLGRPTAALLHRTHAGLSQHHLNKTQRQTNLIGAFQAIPLDTQGTLGSVWLGDDILTTGSTALAGHEALENAGHHVAGLICLGRTPAKERRR
- a CDS encoding DUF1651 domain-containing protein; this translates as MPQLDGPQGDGNGLVPGGGVMQEGWLIDANDHWVWRFHRDNSAWVKDPKVFIDRGRQMPVGPPLLKERRYLRKDAAEQLWRSLQTQGWKKTRPLWGATAEP
- a CDS encoding ion transporter — protein: MALNDEHEQDECGQSPVVVRTFRETLFHSLNSEGEQGRATNAVKAIGLLIALSIGLAVIATEPVVRSSLGDLLVKLDIAVAIVFLIEYILRLWVAPLRDGARRGIRGAWDYAITPLAILDLIAIAPTILGFITPELYLLRIIRLARIGRVGRSKRFRHSIRYFNKAITAKKEALQISAIYSGVVITISSILMFLVEGGVQKEQFGSIPRCLWWSVVTVTTVGYGDTYPITALGKLVAALTAICGIAVIAIPIGIISAGFTESLGSENSREDLEAPAKR
- a CDS encoding DUF4236 domain-containing protein; translation: MALAFRKRIKVIPGVYINLSKSGISANTGVRGASLTFRSDGIYRNLGLPGTGVYSRQKVGDYGGSARDKGTDQEFAPDEAFEVAAPDYSFISADPLEVTSEGLQGLQQAVIDANRQKQELIRDAESIKGSLSLLRLGEVLSKVCLIYFFVPSLKRSIQAGIRGRQDALKELTESIAASAVSLAVEMDADCSSAYQKVQGAFDVLTRCACIWDVTSGSDVDRVQSRSAASMSVERSIAKCLRQDLPAITSPETPLGFINRNGADIYVYPGFFVMFESPSRMGILDISELEVDYEVTRFIETDTTPPDSKRVGEVWEKSNKDGSRDK
- a CDS encoding recombinase family protein produces the protein MAIWGYWRTSTTEQDSERQQKSLKEAGCDRIYGDQITGTSAYGDRPELSKCLDGLRDGDTLVIHELDRLGRSMVEMLVQVNGLIERGIAIKTLDGRLDTASMPEELVKLVVGVMGYAAEMELKGIKKRTAEGREVAKNRGVKFGRKRNYTPQQAAAVMEMRQRGDGYGTIASAMGMTASMVRRILQQQEVA
- a CDS encoding lysozyme inhibitor LprI family protein, coding for MRTLLLLLLLPLMPAKAEEREIQCPGLTTYEMRFCALQSWERSNQALKDQLPQATLEKWKAATQEVCAAAYAPYRQGTIYPQMVVGCDDRLNRVLLEELKGLGG